A region from the Paenarthrobacter aurescens genome encodes:
- a CDS encoding GNAT family N-acetyltransferase, protein MSAFTFSTHGTVVEAELLSLYTSVGWSAYTNRPSVLAQAIRNSSLVVVARNQEGALVGLARAISDDASIAYVQDILVRPEFQNKGVGRALFSRVQERYRHVRQFVLITDDEPGQRAFYEAMGLKEGADFEAGPVRVFAEFRS, encoded by the coding sequence ATGTCTGCATTCACATTTTCAACACATGGAACGGTAGTTGAGGCGGAGCTCCTCTCCCTCTACACATCGGTGGGTTGGTCCGCCTACACCAACCGCCCAAGCGTTCTTGCCCAAGCGATCAGGAACTCTTCACTAGTGGTGGTGGCCCGAAACCAAGAAGGCGCATTAGTGGGCTTGGCTCGGGCTATTTCAGACGATGCCAGCATTGCCTACGTTCAAGACATTCTCGTCAGGCCTGAGTTCCAAAATAAAGGTGTTGGGCGAGCCCTTTTCAGCCGTGTTCAAGAAAGATACCGGCACGTGCGGCAGTTCGTCCTCATCACTGACGATGAACCCGGACAACGGGCCTTCTACGAAGCGATGGGGCTTAAGGAGGGCGCCGACTTCGAGGCGGGGCCTGTGCGGGTATTTGCCGAATTCCGCTCCTAG
- a CDS encoding 5-formyltetrahydrofolate cyclo-ligase, producing the protein MATKEDIRSSRRLHRRTLTPEHLASAGESLAQHGTAWAASVSPDAGATFAVYLGVAFEPPTIPLITSLHKAGHRVLLPVCEPGRLLSWVYWTPETAFVRSPYAPIDEPEGERLESSVIAGTAGIFMPATAVDRDGNRIGQGGGYYDRLLQGLDASGGRPPTIAVVFDDDLLPSGSIPAEAFDRPVRQALTPSGVVHLHEGPEEN; encoded by the coding sequence ATGGCAACGAAGGAAGACATTCGCAGCAGCCGGCGACTCCACAGACGGACGCTTACCCCGGAGCATCTGGCAAGCGCAGGAGAGTCACTTGCACAGCACGGTACGGCTTGGGCCGCGAGCGTCTCCCCGGATGCAGGCGCTACCTTTGCCGTGTACCTGGGCGTGGCTTTCGAGCCACCCACCATCCCACTGATTACCTCGCTGCATAAGGCCGGACACCGGGTCCTCTTGCCCGTCTGCGAGCCGGGAAGGCTCTTAAGCTGGGTCTACTGGACACCTGAAACGGCCTTTGTCCGGTCCCCTTACGCGCCCATAGACGAGCCGGAGGGCGAACGCCTTGAAAGCTCTGTGATAGCCGGCACCGCTGGGATTTTCATGCCCGCGACGGCGGTGGACCGGGATGGGAACAGGATCGGTCAAGGCGGCGGCTACTACGACCGGCTCCTCCAGGGCCTTGATGCCTCCGGCGGCCGCCCGCCCACCATCGCGGTGGTGTTCGACGACGATTTGTTACCTTCAGGCTCCATCCCTGCCGAAGCATTCGACCGGCCCGTGCGCCAGGCGCTGACCCCGTCCGGAGTTGTGCATCTCCACGAAGGCCCTGAAGAGAACTGA
- the galU gene encoding UTP--glucose-1-phosphate uridylyltransferase GalU, producing the protein MKCSVRYISPVTLENNAVRKAVIPAAGLGTRFLPATKAMPKEMLPVVDKPAIQYVVEEAVKVGLHDVLMITGRSKRALEDHFDRVPALEATLAEKGDTAKLEAIQSATNLGDIHYVRQGDPNGLGHAVLRAKQHVGHEPFAVLLGDDLIDAREDLLSEMIAVQQKTGGSVVALIEVEPSKISAYGCADVEASGEDGYVRIKQLVEKPSPEEAPSNLAVIGRYVLHPAVFDVLEKTAPGRGGEIQLTDALEVLAAGEGEGYGVYGVVFRGRRYDTGDKLSYLKACIELACEREDLGPELREWLPNFTATLPK; encoded by the coding sequence ATGAAGTGTTCTGTCCGTTACATTAGTCCGGTGACTCTAGAAAACAACGCTGTCCGTAAGGCCGTCATTCCCGCAGCAGGCCTTGGCACCCGGTTCCTTCCCGCCACGAAGGCGATGCCGAAGGAAATGCTGCCCGTGGTGGACAAGCCTGCCATCCAGTATGTAGTCGAAGAAGCAGTCAAAGTGGGCCTGCATGACGTCCTGATGATTACAGGGCGCAGCAAGCGAGCACTGGAAGACCACTTTGACCGTGTGCCGGCTCTTGAAGCCACATTGGCCGAGAAGGGCGATACCGCCAAGCTTGAAGCCATCCAGTCCGCCACCAACCTTGGTGACATCCACTATGTCCGCCAAGGCGACCCGAACGGCCTTGGTCACGCTGTCCTTCGTGCAAAGCAGCACGTAGGTCATGAGCCCTTCGCCGTGCTGCTGGGCGATGACCTGATCGACGCCCGCGAGGATCTGCTGAGCGAAATGATTGCCGTTCAGCAAAAGACCGGCGGTTCCGTGGTTGCCCTCATCGAGGTGGAACCTTCCAAGATCAGCGCTTATGGTTGCGCCGATGTTGAGGCCAGCGGTGAGGACGGCTACGTACGCATCAAGCAACTCGTAGAGAAGCCCTCCCCGGAAGAGGCACCGTCAAACCTTGCCGTGATCGGACGTTACGTTCTGCACCCGGCCGTGTTTGATGTCCTGGAAAAGACGGCTCCCGGGCGCGGTGGAGAAATTCAGCTGACGGACGCCCTTGAGGTGCTCGCTGCCGGCGAAGGTGAAGGCTACGGTGTATACGGCGTTGTCTTCCGCGGCCGCCGCTATGACACCGGGGACAAGCTCAGCTACCTCAAGGCGTGCATCGAGCTCGCTTGCGAACGCGAAGACCTTGGTCCTGAGCTTCGTGAATGGCTGCCCAACTTCACAGCCACGCTTCCCAAATAG
- a CDS encoding SDR family oxidoreductase, with amino-acid sequence MTAICVAGGTGQVGREVVRLAVAAGHKVSVLSRHVPTPGSVKRDDGATYFAGDVTTGDGLPDALAGADVVIDCLEGQSGKAQKQFADGGGCFSPLLTLQGLAGRWHCPSSTAT; translated from the coding sequence ATGACAGCCATTTGCGTTGCCGGTGGCACAGGCCAGGTGGGTCGTGAAGTTGTCCGGCTGGCAGTGGCAGCGGGTCACAAGGTTTCTGTCCTCAGCCGTCATGTACCAACGCCAGGCTCGGTGAAGCGCGACGACGGCGCAACGTACTTTGCCGGCGACGTCACCACTGGGGATGGATTGCCGGACGCACTGGCGGGCGCCGACGTCGTTATTGATTGCCTCGAGGGACAATCCGGCAAAGCCCAAAAGCAGTTCGCCGACGGCGGTGGCTGCTTCTCGCCGCTGCTCACCTTGCAGGGGTTGGCAGGGCGGTGGCACTGTCCATCATCAACTGCGACCTGA
- a CDS encoding GNAT family N-acetyltransferase, with the protein MYGSAIWPVTLESGDLLLRPIRYRDKREWSEVRSRNSEWLAPWEASNPAPGGRLPSYRQMVGSLNEQARQSTALPFLIVERTAGFRDPRIVGQLTVSSIVWGSAMMATLGYWVDKDRAGRGIAPTAVAMATDHCFRVLGLHRMEINIRPENSPSLRVVEKLGFRDEGYRERYLHINGEWADHRSFALTAEEVPEGLLRRWLRG; encoded by the coding sequence ATGTACGGCTCTGCGATCTGGCCGGTGACGCTGGAAAGCGGAGACCTGCTGCTTCGGCCCATCAGATACCGCGACAAGCGGGAATGGTCCGAAGTCCGTTCGCGGAACAGCGAGTGGCTGGCGCCGTGGGAGGCGTCCAACCCGGCTCCTGGTGGACGCCTGCCCAGCTACCGCCAAATGGTGGGTTCTCTGAATGAGCAGGCCCGTCAATCAACCGCTTTGCCGTTTCTTATTGTGGAGCGAACCGCCGGCTTCCGTGACCCACGGATTGTGGGCCAACTGACGGTCTCTTCCATCGTGTGGGGATCGGCTATGATGGCCACTTTGGGCTACTGGGTTGATAAGGACCGCGCCGGGCGTGGCATCGCCCCTACAGCTGTTGCCATGGCTACTGATCATTGCTTCAGGGTGCTGGGCCTGCACCGCATGGAAATCAACATCCGGCCCGAAAACTCTCCGAGCTTGAGAGTTGTGGAGAAGCTCGGATTCCGTGACGAGGGTTACCGGGAGCGCTACCTGCATATCAACGGCGAATGGGCCGATCACCGTTCCTTCGCGTTGACGGCCGAGGAAGTTCCCGAAGGCCTGCTTCGTCGGTGGCTCAGAGGATAA
- the arr gene encoding NAD(+)--rifampin ADP-ribosyltransferase has product MSQPQVPKPLDEGPFYHGTKADLREGDFLSPGFRSNYRPEVVVNHIYFTALRDGAGLAAELAAGDGQPRVYLVEPTGAFEDDPNVTDKKFPGNPTRSFRSGAPLRVIGEVTDWTRLAPDALQEWRVRLAAIAADERGEIIN; this is encoded by the coding sequence GTGAGCCAACCACAAGTACCTAAGCCACTGGACGAGGGTCCTTTTTATCACGGCACGAAGGCGGACCTTCGGGAAGGCGACTTCCTTAGCCCAGGCTTCAGGTCCAACTACCGTCCTGAGGTGGTGGTGAACCATATCTACTTCACAGCTCTTCGGGATGGGGCAGGTTTGGCCGCCGAGCTCGCGGCCGGTGATGGCCAACCGCGCGTCTACCTCGTTGAGCCCACCGGTGCGTTCGAGGATGACCCCAACGTGACGGACAAAAAATTTCCCGGCAACCCTACGCGGTCGTTTCGCAGCGGCGCCCCGCTCAGAGTCATCGGTGAAGTGACCGATTGGACTCGTTTGGCTCCGGACGCCCTGCAGGAATGGCGGGTACGTCTTGCGGCAATTGCTGCGGACGAACGCGGAGAAATCATCAACTGA
- a CDS encoding FmdB family zinc ribbon protein produces the protein MPTYAYACKDCDHAFDIVQSFSDSSLTECPECKGALRKKFNSVGVVFKGSGFYRTDSRDAKGSTVSPAPAAPSPAPAATPATAAAGS, from the coding sequence GTGCCCACATACGCATATGCCTGCAAAGACTGTGACCATGCCTTCGACATCGTCCAGTCCTTTTCTGACAGCTCCTTGACGGAGTGCCCCGAATGCAAGGGCGCGCTGCGGAAAAAGTTCAACAGCGTGGGCGTCGTTTTCAAGGGCTCGGGTTTCTACCGGACTGATTCCCGCGACGCGAAGGGCAGTACTGTCTCCCCTGCGCCGGCTGCTCCTTCACCAGCACCCGCAGCTACACCGGCAACCGCTGCGGCCGGCAGCTAG
- a CDS encoding TasA family protein: MAISLKTTSGKILASVALVGTAAAVAGMGTYGAFTSSTSASQAVTAGTVTIALGAPGPANTLNVPVAGLLPGDKVEKLVTLANTGNSDLNNVTLTTSAGATGSLLTTDATNGLQLTIENCSVAWTGATAPYNCTGTRSTVLASGPVIAANKALANLTSLTSAKTDNLKVTTAFPTTANNDFQGATSTIAFAFTGTQRTETTK; encoded by the coding sequence ATGGCCATCAGCCTCAAAACCACCTCCGGCAAAATCCTCGCCTCCGTCGCACTGGTCGGCACCGCAGCCGCCGTGGCCGGCATGGGCACCTACGGCGCGTTCACGTCCTCCACCTCCGCCTCCCAGGCAGTCACCGCAGGCACCGTCACCATCGCCCTGGGCGCACCCGGACCGGCCAACACCCTCAACGTCCCCGTCGCGGGCCTGCTGCCCGGAGACAAGGTCGAAAAACTCGTCACCCTGGCCAACACCGGCAACTCAGACCTGAACAACGTCACCCTCACCACCTCCGCCGGGGCCACCGGCTCCCTGCTCACCACCGACGCCACCAACGGCCTGCAACTGACCATCGAAAACTGCAGTGTGGCCTGGACCGGTGCCACCGCACCCTACAACTGCACCGGCACCCGCAGCACCGTCCTGGCCTCCGGACCCGTGATCGCAGCGAACAAAGCCCTGGCCAACCTCACCTCACTGACCTCGGCCAAAACCGACAACCTCAAAGTCACCACCGCGTTCCCCACCACCGCGAACAACGACTTCCAAGGCGCCACCTCCACCATCGCCTTCGCCTTCACCGGCACCCAACGCACCGAAACCACCAAATAA
- a CDS encoding signal peptidase I, producing the protein MSALSTISTPAAHGRRSAAQSPETAAVKQPAAATTSSHDKPGAFRRVAGKVVRGIGVGMLVLGAVIFLFLAIGPRILGYQTSTMLTGSMAPLINPGDVVVTVPTPINDIKVGDVITYHIPVEDQRVETHRITDITTTADGGVAVQTKGDANNGIDPWIATLQGQTVDKQVATIPYVGNAIRTLREPMVMNTLMYGAPAILVIGMLASIWTKDPNKSTPENTAGAGDEAAA; encoded by the coding sequence ATGAGCGCACTGAGCACCATCTCCACCCCAGCCGCCCACGGCCGGCGTTCCGCCGCGCAGTCCCCCGAGACCGCCGCTGTGAAGCAGCCCGCAGCGGCCACAACTTCATCCCATGACAAGCCGGGCGCATTCCGCCGGGTAGCCGGCAAAGTCGTCAGGGGCATCGGCGTGGGCATGCTGGTCCTGGGCGCCGTGATTTTCCTGTTCCTCGCGATAGGACCGCGGATTCTTGGCTACCAGACCTCAACCATGTTGACCGGATCCATGGCGCCGCTGATCAACCCGGGAGACGTCGTCGTCACCGTCCCCACCCCCATAAATGACATCAAAGTGGGCGACGTCATTACCTACCACATCCCCGTCGAGGATCAACGGGTGGAAACCCACCGCATCACGGACATCACCACCACTGCCGACGGGGGCGTGGCAGTCCAGACCAAAGGCGACGCCAATAACGGCATCGACCCCTGGATCGCCACTCTTCAGGGCCAAACCGTGGACAAGCAAGTAGCCACCATCCCGTACGTAGGCAATGCCATCCGCACGCTCCGCGAACCCATGGTCATGAACACCCTGATGTACGGTGCCCCCGCAATCCTGGTGATCGGGATGCTCGCCTCCATCTGGACCAAAGATCCCAATAAATCAACGCCGGAAAACACCGCAGGGGCCGGGGATGAAGCCGCCGCGTAG
- a CDS encoding PadR family transcriptional regulator: MHNSFPANGFMGNNLDGMWQAVEEFRSRFEKRAGTRAGRGELRTAILALLAERPMHGYQIIREIEERSGGSWKPSAGSVYPTLQLLADEGFVSTEESNGRKIYSLTEAGREDVASAETAAPWESAGNTPGFAALPKAGVELAQAAAQVGRTGTPKQVHEAVTVLEEARRRLYSILAQD; the protein is encoded by the coding sequence ATGCATAATTCTTTCCCTGCAAATGGATTCATGGGAAACAACCTGGATGGCATGTGGCAGGCCGTGGAGGAGTTCCGGTCGCGGTTTGAAAAGCGTGCCGGTACCAGGGCGGGCCGGGGTGAGTTGAGGACAGCCATATTGGCCCTACTTGCTGAGCGTCCAATGCACGGATACCAGATCATCCGTGAAATCGAGGAGCGCAGCGGCGGAAGTTGGAAGCCCAGCGCCGGCTCGGTATATCCCACGCTTCAGCTGCTGGCGGACGAAGGTTTTGTCAGTACCGAAGAATCCAATGGCCGCAAAATCTACTCCCTCACCGAGGCTGGACGGGAGGACGTTGCAAGCGCCGAAACTGCAGCGCCGTGGGAATCCGCCGGTAACACCCCTGGTTTCGCCGCACTGCCCAAGGCCGGGGTGGAACTTGCCCAAGCCGCGGCACAAGTGGGCCGCACTGGTACCCCAAAGCAGGTGCATGAGGCCGTGACAGTGCTGGAAGAGGCACGTCGCAGGCTGTATTCGATCCTCGCCCAGGACTGA
- a CDS encoding Hpt domain-containing protein, with product MKPPRSSATGDWDLGRIQSLADELGNPRPALRFLAKYFSMLPQRVERIVHAVDDGDASETTTALLSLKISSAMVGALETEHQCRAMESMIRENHFEDAAQALPALRQTTDRCLASRSNLIRAAHASLNRPGGFFRS from the coding sequence ATGAAGCCGCCGCGTAGCTCCGCCACCGGCGATTGGGACCTGGGCCGAATCCAGTCCCTTGCTGACGAGCTTGGAAACCCGAGGCCGGCGTTGCGGTTCTTGGCAAAGTACTTCTCAATGCTCCCGCAGCGGGTGGAAAGGATTGTCCACGCAGTTGATGACGGCGATGCCTCAGAGACCACAACGGCACTTCTTAGCCTGAAGATCAGCTCCGCCATGGTGGGTGCGCTGGAAACGGAGCACCAGTGCCGGGCCATGGAATCCATGATCCGGGAAAACCACTTCGAGGACGCGGCCCAAGCACTTCCGGCTTTGCGGCAAACAACGGACCGCTGCCTCGCCTCACGGTCCAACCTCATACGGGCAGCACACGCCTCACTGAACCGGCCCGGTGGGTTCTTCCGTTCTTGA
- a CDS encoding RcpC/CpaB family pilus assembly protein — MPHMSRSALLARAERSSRADSHWPQLSPSPSLPAHSRVRTGSRFRRSGPGSGPGLRAQRPGFGFWILRNRRFAVALLLCVAAGIAVQQLTPASEQRINILVAARDLPTGTSLAATDFTSIEVPPGLAISEAPGSVNGLVGRQLASPLGKGQIPSESSLLGPGLLTGAPVGAAAVPLRMADPSSIQLLSPGQLITVVLAAAGSYDESRQSQILAGPLPVLWTSAQGGKPGEWLGTGDTEGLVVVAADPQQAEKLAGASTQGKLFFVLVSP; from the coding sequence ATGCCACACATGTCACGCAGCGCCCTCCTCGCCCGCGCCGAACGCTCATCGCGGGCCGACAGTCATTGGCCGCAGCTAAGCCCAAGCCCCTCCCTTCCAGCGCATTCCCGCGTCCGGACCGGTTCACGATTCCGACGCAGCGGACCAGGTTCCGGGCCCGGCCTGCGTGCACAACGCCCCGGGTTCGGCTTCTGGATCCTGCGCAACCGCCGCTTCGCAGTAGCGCTCCTGTTGTGTGTGGCCGCCGGCATCGCAGTCCAACAACTGACCCCCGCCTCGGAGCAGCGCATAAACATCCTGGTGGCAGCCCGGGACCTCCCAACGGGGACCAGCCTTGCTGCAACTGATTTCACAAGTATTGAGGTGCCGCCAGGTCTGGCTATCAGCGAAGCCCCCGGCAGCGTCAACGGCCTTGTTGGCCGCCAACTCGCATCCCCTCTGGGCAAGGGGCAAATACCTTCGGAATCGAGCCTGCTGGGCCCAGGCCTCCTGACAGGAGCGCCGGTCGGAGCCGCTGCTGTCCCCCTACGAATGGCCGACCCCTCCTCCATCCAGCTTCTCTCCCCCGGCCAACTGATTACAGTGGTCCTCGCAGCAGCCGGGTCATATGACGAATCAAGGCAGAGCCAAATTCTTGCAGGGCCCCTACCCGTCCTCTGGACGTCGGCGCAAGGCGGCAAACCAGGAGAATGGCTGGGGACGGGTGACACCGAAGGCCTGGTGGTGGTGGCTGCCGATCCCCAACAAGCAGAAAAGCTTGCCGGCGCATCAACGCAAGGCAAGCTTTTCTTCGTTTTGGTCAGCCCGTGA